Genomic segment of Nodularia sp. LEGE 06071:
AATCTACATATCTGTTTGGTGACATTTCGCCTGAGTTATCACCCGCAGATGTGGCTGGAGTATTCGAGTGTGCAGGTAAATATCATGCTCATCCAGAAGGTTTATTACCGTGGAGTGAACGTCCAGAACCACTCAAAAAAGGAATTTTGGCACGTATTCCAGCAGTACCCACTCCCTGACTGATAAAATCCACTGAAAGAAAATCATGTAACTAACAATACCGAATTTGAAACGGATTTTGGCGATCGCAATCTTATTTACATTCAGATGCGATCTCTTTCTTCAATCTAGCTCTTTGCGCCTGGTGCGTAGGACAGCCAGCGAAATTTAGTATTTCATCCAAATAATGTGATTAAATACCAGTACCTTCGCCAACCTGACCTTAACCCTCAATGCAAAAACCAAAGTCAATTAAGATTTCCAAAGCCACACGCTACCAAAATGCAGCCATAGATTACTATATGGGACTCACAGGTTCTTCCTATCTACATTACGGTTATTGGGAAGCAATCCCAACTATTGGAGAAGAATTGACTTTAACTGACCTGCGTGAGGCGCAAGAAGCCTATGCAGCGAAACTTTTTAGTTTCATCCCCGAAGGAATTCAAACCGTACTGGATGTAGGCTGTGGTATTGGTGGTAATGCCAAATCTCTTTGGGAACGTGGTCTGAGTGTTGAAGGACTAGCACCCGATGCAATCCAAAAAGAGAAATTTATTCAAAATACTAACGGTAAAATACCTTTCTACTTAACGACATTTGAAGATTTTCAGACTTCACATTCCTATGATTTAGTTCTCTTCAGTGAAAGTAGCCAATATATGGCGGTGGAAGATTTAGCTGAAGGTGCAGCGCGTTTACTTAATAATGGTAGTTACTTACTCATAGCAGATATGATGCGCCTTGATGCCGAATACAAAGAGGGCATTTTTTCTAATTGTCATATTGCTCATGAACTTCAAGCAGCTTTAGAGAAGACAGGATTTAAATTAATCAAATCCGAAGATATTTCTCAATCTATTGCACCAACAATTGATTTGTGTCTGAGTAATTTTCGGACATTTGGACTGACCACATTTAAATATATTGCTGATGTTGTCAAGATAGCAGTTCCACCTGTACATACAATAGGAAGTTGGGCTTTTAAACGTTGGCTGGATCAACCAATTACTGAGGGTCTAGCTGCACGACAGATTTTTGACAGTCATCTTTGTTATCAAATTCAACTCTGGCAGTTATAAAAGTTGCTGAGACACGATTTATCGCGTCTGTACAAGAGATATTACGCATCAAGTCTAGGAAAAATTTTAAAATATGTTTGTTGAAAATTGATTTAATATTGGCGGTCAGCTTGAAGATGCGGTGGCTCAAGAGTTATCATCCAGACATTGTTTAGGAAATAACATCACCTTTTTTAGTCAGCGATCGCACAAGTATATCAGGAGTCAACCACTCATGAATTTCCGCCACTTCCTACATTCACAGCCACTGCATAGGATTTTGTCTGCATCTATTTTTCGCGTCCGCCAGGGTTTAGCAGCCAACTATAATTGCTTGACTGGGGTAGCTGTCGCTTTAGTTATTTCTATCCCAACTTTAGCTTCAGGTGCGCCGTTGCGAGTGGGTGTGGCTGGTTCTGCTCCTTTTGTAGTTCGCAAAGATACAGACACGAATGGCATTAGTGTGGAAGTCTGGGCAGAAGTGGCTCGCTCTCAAAATATAGAGTATGAATTAATACCGCAATCCAGCGTTGCCAATGCCCTAGAAGTTGTGAATCAGGGAGAATTGGATTTGTTGATTGGCCCCATCACAATTACAGCCCAGCGCCTAGAAAAAGTTGACTTTACCCAACCCTATTTTTCTACAGAAATTGCTGTCTTAACAGCAGCAGATGATCCCAGTATTTGGAGTCGGGTAAAACCTTTTTTTGAGACTGCGGTTTTAACTTCCGTGGGCGTATTAGTTATCCTGATGTTCGTGGTGGGGAATTTGGTTTGGTTGGCGGAACGAAATAAAAATAGCGAGCAATTCCCGAAAAATTACTTCCAGGGAGTGGGTAATGGGATGTGGTTTGCACTTGTAACATTGACTACAGTGGGATATGGCGATCGCGCACCGGTTACCCGTCTCGGTCGTTTCATCGCCGGGACTTGGATGGTATTAGCTCTAGTCACAGTTTCTTCACTGACAGCCGGACTTGCTTCAGCCATAACCATCGCCTTATCCGGTGATTCTACTGAACAATTTACCAATCCCTCAAGCTTAAAAGATGCTAGGTTAACGACTGTTGAAGGCTCATCTAGTGCTGAAGTTGTGCAGAACTATAGTAGTCGAGTGCAAAAAGTGGCAAATTTGGCAGAAGCCGTACAAAAATTGTCTGATCAAAAAGCAGATGCAGTAGTTTTCGACCGTCCCGCTATGGAATATTACCTCACGCAAA
This window contains:
- a CDS encoding class I SAM-dependent methyltransferase, with protein sequence MQKPKSIKISKATRYQNAAIDYYMGLTGSSYLHYGYWEAIPTIGEELTLTDLREAQEAYAAKLFSFIPEGIQTVLDVGCGIGGNAKSLWERGLSVEGLAPDAIQKEKFIQNTNGKIPFYLTTFEDFQTSHSYDLVLFSESSQYMAVEDLAEGAARLLNNGSYLLIADMMRLDAEYKEGIFSNCHIAHELQAALEKTGFKLIKSEDISQSIAPTIDLCLSNFRTFGLTTFKYIADVVKIAVPPVHTIGSWAFKRWLDQPITEGLAARQIFDSHLCYQIQLWQL
- a CDS encoding transporter substrate-binding domain-containing protein; translation: MAQELSSRHCLGNNITFFSQRSHKYIRSQPLMNFRHFLHSQPLHRILSASIFRVRQGLAANYNCLTGVAVALVISIPTLASGAPLRVGVAGSAPFVVRKDTDTNGISVEVWAEVARSQNIEYELIPQSSVANALEVVNQGELDLLIGPITITAQRLEKVDFTQPYFSTEIAVLTAADDPSIWSRVKPFFETAVLTSVGVLVILMFVVGNLVWLAERNKNSEQFPKNYFQGVGNGMWFALVTLTTVGYGDRAPVTRLGRFIAGTWMVLALVTVSSLTAGLASAITIALSGDSTEQFTNPSSLKDARLTTVEGSSSAEVVQNYSSRVQKVANLAEAVQKLSDQKADAVVFDRPAMEYYLTQNPELNLKLTNLSLGTELYGFVLPIDSPLTKDLNIELRKMSENGTLEDISSRWLSNSPDNSQNSAI